In Nostoc piscinale CENA21, the genomic stretch CGGCGATCGCAACTTCAATTAATTCACCTTGTTTCCAAATATTAGTCATTGGTCAATAGTCAATAGTCATTTGTCAAAAATTATTCTCCTCTGTACCCTTGCACCCCTGCCCCCCTGCTTCCCTTCTGTACCTCCAACTCGTTAAACTAGCAAATAATATTTCTCGTGATTACAATAATCATGACTGTAATTAGCCAAGTTATTCTCAAAGCCGACGACGAACTGCGTTATCCCAGCAGTGGCGAACTCAAAAGTATCAAAGAATTTTTGCAAACAGGGGAGCAACGGACTCGTATTGCTGCCACCCTGTCCGAAAATGAAAAAAAGATAGTTCAGGAAGCCACCAAGCAACTTTGGCAGAAGCGTCCTGATTTTATCGCACCCGGTGGCAATGCCTACGGTGAACGCCAACGTGCATTGTGTATCCGCGACTTTGGCTGGTATTTACGCCTGATTACCTATGGTGTACTTGCTGGTGACAAAGAACCAATTGAAAAAATCGGTTTAATTGGTGTGCGGGAAATGTACAACTCCCTTGGTGTTCCCGTTCCTGGAATGGTAGAAGCCATCAATTGTCTGAAAAAAGCCTCTCTTGACCTCCTAAGTGCAGACGACGCAGCAGCAGCATCACCATACTTTGATTACATCATTCAAGCGATGTCATA encodes the following:
- a CDS encoding allophycocyanin subunit alpha-B — its product is MTVISQVILKADDELRYPSSGELKSIKEFLQTGEQRTRIAATLSENEKKIVQEATKQLWQKRPDFIAPGGNAYGERQRALCIRDFGWYLRLITYGVLAGDKEPIEKIGLIGVREMYNSLGVPVPGMVEAINCLKKASLDLLSADDAAAASPYFDYIIQAMS